A portion of the Bulleidia sp. zg-1006 genome contains these proteins:
- a CDS encoding ribokinase, which yields MKVLSFGSLNFDYVYEMDHFVQAKETISSLHYSRNFGGKGLNQSIALAKAGLEVYHAGMVGLDGQAFIDYLQKYGVKTDYLTKNESLATGHAIIQVCQGENCIILHGGANEAIDFKQVDEVLSHFEKGDLLLIQNEISSLAYLIERAHEKGLKIAFNVAPMNDKVFQYPLSFIDYLIVNEVEAKGLGNCDSDKIEDIITSLQKAYPQTEIVMTVGSRGSYYIHGQELVHQEAFVVQAKDTTAAGDTFTGFFLATLFQGSTIQKALQVASKAGSIAVTRNGAAQSIPSIEEVKN from the coding sequence ATGAAGGTATTAAGCTTTGGTTCCTTGAATTTTGATTATGTGTATGAAATGGATCATTTTGTTCAAGCAAAAGAAACTATTTCATCACTGCATTATAGTCGCAATTTTGGTGGTAAGGGCTTAAATCAGTCCATTGCTTTAGCGAAGGCGGGACTTGAAGTCTATCATGCCGGTATGGTTGGATTGGATGGTCAAGCATTTATTGATTACTTGCAGAAATATGGTGTTAAAACGGATTATTTAACTAAAAATGAAAGTCTTGCGACAGGGCATGCCATCATTCAAGTTTGTCAGGGTGAGAATTGCATTATCTTACATGGTGGTGCGAATGAAGCGATTGATTTTAAACAAGTGGATGAAGTACTAAGTCATTTTGAAAAGGGAGATTTGTTGTTAATTCAAAATGAAATCTCTTCTTTAGCGTATTTAATTGAAAGGGCACATGAAAAGGGATTAAAGATTGCATTTAATGTGGCACCAATGAATGATAAAGTGTTCCAATATCCTTTATCGTTTATAGATTATTTAATTGTGAATGAAGTCGAAGCAAAAGGTTTAGGAAATTGTGATTCTGATAAGATTGAAGATATTATTACTTCCCTGCAAAAAGCATATCCACAGACGGAAATTGTGATGACAGTGGGTAGCCGGGGTTCTTATTACATTCATGGTCAAGAATTAGTACACCAAGAAGCTTTTGTGGTTCAAGCGAAAGATACTACCGCGGCCGGCGATACGTTTACGGGTTTTTTCTTGGCAACGCTGTTCCAAGGAAGCACAATACAAAAAGCCTTACAAGTCGCTAGTAAGGCTGGTAGTATTGCTGTAACCAGAAATGGGGCAGCCCAAAGTATTCCAAGCATAGAAGAAGTAAAGAACTAA